The following proteins are co-located in the Triticum aestivum cultivar Chinese Spring chromosome 1A, IWGSC CS RefSeq v2.1, whole genome shotgun sequence genome:
- the LOC123182326 gene encoding putative disease resistance RPP13-like protein 3 gives MAEAVVGQLVVTLGAALAKEAAIFGGSLLGKEATALRSLFGKIRESKAELESMQAYLQEAERFKDTDKTTAIFIASGLERNSSSYYSATLYVEQRNLMEWPADVDAAYSGLQAGLAFQVEDVVDEFTYKLEDCKHGGFAVQMKKRLNDIKTWHCLTAMLQEIETKLQDAKRRKKDYTIISRPASAARLMSKGQALHFTRDEDLVGINENKEILIRWLTSGGDGLEQCSSKIITVWGMPGVGKTTLVAHVYSVVKLDFDATAWVTVSESYRIEDLLKKIVAEFGIAVDVAKIEMRGLAESIHNYLQG, from the exons ATGGCAGAGGCTGTTGTCGGGCAGCTGGTAGTCACACTCGGGGCCGCGCTGGCCAAAGAGGCGGCGATCTTCGGCGGGTCGCTGCTTGGCAAGGAAGCCACCGCCCTCAGGAGCCTCTTCGGCAAGATCCGCGAGTCCAAGGCAGAGCTGGAGAGCATGCAGGCCTACCTACAGGAGGCGGAGCGGTTCAAGGATACTGACAAgaccaccgccatcttcatcg CCTCGGGACTTGAACGAAACAGCAGCAGCTACTACTCGGCGACGCTGTACGTGGAGCAGCGGAACTTGATGGAATGGCCAGCTGATGTGGATGCTGCGTACTCGGGGCTCCAAGC gGGCCTTGCCTTCCAGGTCGAGGACGTCGTCGATGAGTTCACCTACAAGCTGGAGGACTGCAAGCACGGAGGGTTTGCTGTccagatgaagaagaggctcaatgatATCAAGACCTGGCACTGCCTCACGGCCATGCTCCAAGAAATCGAAACCAAGCTTCAGGATGCCAAGCGGAGGAAGAAGGATTACACCATCATCAGCAGACCTGCTTCTGCTGCCAGATTGATGAGTAAAGGTCAAGCTCTGCACTTCACCAGGGATGAGGACCTTGTGGGGATCAATGAAAACAAGGAGATATTGATACGGTGGCTGACCAGCGGTGGTGATGGTCTGGAGCAGTGCAGCAGCAAAATCATCACAGTGTGGGGGATGCCTGGCGTTGGTAAAACCACTCTGGTTGCTCATGTGTACAGTGTCGTGAAATTGGATTTTGATGCCACGGCCTGGGTAACCGTGTCGGAGAGTTACCGTATTGAGGACCTGCTGAAGAAGATTGTGGCCGAGTTCGGCATTGCAGTCGACGTTGCTAAAATTGAGATGAGAGGCCTAGCAGAGTCCatccacaactaccttcaaggttAA